The Rhodothermia bacterium genome includes a region encoding these proteins:
- a CDS encoding T9SS type A sorting domain-containing protein gives MQFLPFEQWITKLSHRKRRIHAPILTFLFLCSGAFQSTLADATPTTLRRASSLVFSGTTVGAPSLVMPDLGSTSATCTTNNSNPNTTKYRGITFTPGVTGAYTITVDEAISTIPMTDDTLIYVYQTTFNSTAVCTNFVVMGNDPPGTNTAVTLTSGTQYILIVAAAFETEDAFQVTIANDANNAAAFTSSTPLPVELTSLSASISENGVSLNWVTASESSNDGWDVEAQVLGNNNEKQWRKMGFVQGAGTITTSRRYQFDLGKLIAGQHTFRLKQYDFDGTIGFSEPIQVLVEFDKPYSLVSAYPNPFNPTTQFALSVLQDQKVTIQVYNVLGQKVATLHNGQLKSNVPLNVSFNGDGLASGLYVVQMVGANFKTQMNLHLLK, from the coding sequence ATGCAATTTTTACCTTTTGAGCAATGGATCACCAAACTTTCCCATCGGAAACGGAGAATCCATGCTCCTATTTTAACGTTCTTATTCTTGTGCAGTGGCGCTTTCCAAAGCACACTCGCCGATGCTACACCTACAACACTGCGCCGCGCATCTTCGTTGGTATTTTCGGGAACGACAGTAGGTGCGCCCAGTTTGGTCATGCCTGATTTAGGTTCAACATCAGCAACTTGTACCACCAATAACTCGAACCCTAATACGACTAAATACAGAGGAATTACCTTTACACCGGGTGTAACGGGTGCTTATACGATTACGGTTGATGAAGCCATTTCAACAATACCCATGACAGATGACACCCTCATTTACGTATATCAAACCACCTTTAATTCAACCGCCGTATGCACCAATTTTGTGGTCATGGGAAATGACCCACCGGGAACAAATACCGCCGTAACTTTAACAAGTGGCACACAATACATCTTAATCGTTGCAGCTGCTTTTGAAACCGAAGATGCGTTTCAGGTTACGATTGCCAATGATGCTAATAATGCTGCTGCTTTTACATCGAGTACCCCATTACCAGTGGAATTGACTTCGCTTTCAGCAAGTATTTCAGAAAATGGCGTTTCGCTCAATTGGGTTACAGCAAGTGAATCGAGTAATGACGGTTGGGATGTGGAAGCACAAGTTTTAGGCAATAATAACGAAAAACAATGGCGAAAAATGGGATTTGTGCAAGGAGCAGGTACGATAACCACAAGCCGACGCTATCAGTTCGATTTGGGCAAATTGATTGCAGGGCAACACACGTTTCGGCTGAAACAATACGATTTTGATGGTACAATCGGATTTAGTGAACCGATTCAGGTTTTAGTCGAGTTCGATAAACCGTACTCACTTGTATCGGCATATCCGAACCCATTTAATCCAACAACCCAATTTGCGCTTTCGGTGCTACAAGACCAAAAAGTTACGATTCAGGTCTATAATGTATTAGGGCAAAAAGTTGCCACTTTGCACAATGGGCAACTAAAAAGTAATGTGCCACTCAATGTCTCGTTTAATGGCGACGGATTGGCAAGTGGTCTGTATGTCGTTCAGATGGTGGGCGCAAATTTCAAGACACAAATGAATCTCCATTTGCTCAAATAA
- a CDS encoding RNA polymerase sigma-70 factor codes for MTPETLQTWSRSIRNSDRKAYRALFEAFYTPLYRYTVLLIRDTETAYDVVQEVFAKLWEVRATLDEGKSLKALLYQMTRNRALNHIRDHKKKMTDWDSVPEPIGEHEMSIVDQIDAKMLHQKLEGWISELPERRREVFILSRHDGLSHDEIATILDISPRTVNNHLGFALTELRQKVLALTGGNTA; via the coding sequence ATGACACCAGAAACCCTTCAGACGTGGAGCCGAAGCATTCGTAATTCCGATCGAAAGGCATATCGTGCCTTGTTTGAGGCGTTTTACACCCCTTTATACCGCTACACGGTTCTATTGATACGGGATACCGAAACCGCTTATGATGTAGTACAAGAGGTTTTTGCCAAACTTTGGGAAGTCCGTGCCACTTTAGACGAAGGTAAATCCTTAAAAGCCTTGCTCTATCAGATGACACGCAATCGGGCACTGAACCATATCCGAGATCATAAAAAAAAAATGACCGATTGGGACTCGGTTCCGGAGCCTATTGGTGAGCATGAAATGAGTATTGTTGATCAAATTGATGCAAAGATGTTACATCAAAAATTGGAAGGCTGGATTTCGGAATTACCCGAAAGGCGACGTGAGGTCTTTATACTGAGCCGTCACGATGGTCTGAGCCACGATGAAATTGCCACCATCTTAGATATTTCCCCAAGAACGGTAAACAATCACTTGGGGTTTGCACTCACAGAACTTCGACAAAAAGTACTCGCCCTTACAGGAGGGAACACGGCATGA
- a CDS encoding FecR domain-containing protein, translating into MTPHDTNSPDRIMLDDWIQAHPAPIAKDLQMLWDLSETHPLSLSHPDLSKMEASWDLLEDRTTHNIHSILPRYRYWVFGVAAAIALLLGVTLFWQIPSPIAEPTRILAQNAEQKTIQLPDGSEVSLNSGTVLDIAGDFDETTRTLQLNGEGFFSVKKSDKPFIIQTFNAQIKVMGTKFNVRARPEDLVPTTTVYLKEGKVAFSSLNGSKEVVLAPGQSSRMAAQQLETPKADRQDEALAWQQYRFSFTNEPIGHIIDELSRRFNIPIHADVVIQQKRHTLLLGRRTEVESVLNDLCNSAGLRFRPTKDGYELIAK; encoded by the coding sequence ATGACACCACATGATACCAATTCACCAGATCGAATTATGTTAGACGACTGGATTCAAGCACATCCAGCCCCCATTGCAAAGGATTTACAGATGCTTTGGGATCTTTCGGAGACACACCCTCTGTCTTTATCTCATCCAGATCTATCAAAAATGGAAGCAAGTTGGGACTTATTGGAGGATAGAACAACGCACAATATCCACTCCATACTTCCACGATACAGGTATTGGGTCTTTGGTGTTGCGGCGGCAATTGCCCTACTCCTGGGCGTAACCCTTTTTTGGCAGATACCGTCTCCGATCGCAGAACCTACCCGCATCTTGGCACAAAATGCCGAACAAAAAACCATCCAACTACCTGATGGATCCGAAGTCTCTTTAAATAGCGGGACGGTTTTGGACATTGCGGGTGATTTTGATGAGACTACCCGTACCTTACAACTGAATGGTGAAGGCTTTTTCTCGGTTAAAAAGTCGGATAAACCGTTTATTATCCAAACGTTCAACGCACAAATCAAGGTAATGGGCACAAAATTCAACGTTCGTGCTCGTCCAGAAGACCTTGTTCCCACAACAACGGTATATCTCAAGGAAGGTAAAGTAGCCTTTTCATCCCTAAACGGTTCTAAAGAGGTTGTGCTTGCACCGGGCCAATCTTCTCGCATGGCCGCACAACAGTTAGAAACACCAAAGGCGGATCGTCAGGACGAGGCTTTGGCTTGGCAACAATACAGATTTTCTTTCACAAACGAGCCAATTGGCCATATCATTGATGAATTAAGCCGAAGGTTTAACATTCCTATTCACGCCGACGTAGTGATCCAGCAAAAAAGACACACCTTATTGCTTGGCCGGAGAACCGAAGTTGAATCGGTCTTAAACGACCTTTGTAATTCTGCGGGCTTACGCTTTCGCCCCACAAAAGATGGGTATGAACTGATTGCAAAATAG
- a CDS encoding carboxypeptidase-like regulatory domain-containing protein: MLRRVFIVFFCTIPAFLVAQNARYTFIAQDEQLSESLQRLVNLTRIELAYDPELVAAKRVFCLIRDAQVESILTCVLRDTGLDFYRLSSGTYVLARSAKTELAYGAFYGQVEDETSGTPLPFASVLLADAGIGVQTNREGFFSILKLPPGDYDVLVTYIGYTPHRQKIQVKTEHQTPQRIVLCPEPTPLLPVIIEGLHALSTDPTRSHSDDFSETLASIPLSSANTTVETTATLQGIRKDAFTADIHLQGGDTGDHITLIDGTPVFLPLPIAQVIGSFSPYAIGKVNVQKAGFGVSSGSALAGIIAYEQILPLNQKPSLKVQASPLAAQSQFVTGKSFDFGDLGFMITARTSLSSIIRPTKITNLLQDWSASDPLVASSALILNDPETFLTSSIKEIDTLNIPSEAHTIMPQLQFSDLHAAFRIRWRGANTIRASFYRGGQAISGLPHNDINTLSTQNTSGIVSANRALASGESYQWSTSAMQIKYQAILTTKSLLTLQGKLSRYDLLHAYNAPISSSINLEDVLKLPTNHNFEAYVASVIDGNNIAEQTIETTYEWLPENRYRTSFQLGFTSNESNLRYQNLPFQYTGSASRWHGFIEQHIQIRPWLVVEGGLRGTFFMENAAFFPEPRLTLLWQPSIKKAKRLISKIAIGQYRQYLSQIDLSTYSTNSFLPSLRVWIPTDAPEATVYAKQSNEDSLPLGATGLRIPAALHIIGDFLLEWKDHWTFRSEAYYKRLSNVVAPNWLVLSNLLHDRPTNNPDHTFSLLTWGTGKTSGWGLMGTYSEPRWNITARYDWAKTRYQFSERFGGRAHPTPWSTPHRLDLRAFWRPFPSLSAFFRWQGEFGRTWGYRRIYYDDLSNSNPLLETYGIDLTTPEKDKLPAFSQADLGFAYLYQAKPFKIQFRFDALNITNRKNTLDWQLIYNPNTQLYEKKPRYLIPFLPSFSIQITG, from the coding sequence ATGTTGAGACGGGTATTCATTGTATTCTTTTGCACGATTCCGGCATTTTTAGTGGCTCAAAATGCCCGTTATACGTTTATTGCGCAAGATGAACAGCTTTCTGAATCGTTACAACGCTTGGTTAATCTTACCAGAATCGAATTGGCTTACGACCCAGAATTGGTTGCTGCGAAACGGGTCTTTTGCTTAATCCGAGACGCCCAAGTAGAAAGTATTTTGACATGTGTCCTACGGGATACGGGGCTGGATTTTTATCGCTTATCCTCTGGAACCTATGTCCTCGCTCGTAGCGCAAAAACGGAATTGGCTTATGGCGCTTTTTATGGACAAGTGGAGGACGAGACATCCGGAACACCCCTGCCTTTTGCTTCTGTTCTTTTGGCAGATGCAGGGATTGGCGTCCAAACGAACCGAGAAGGCTTTTTTTCCATCCTCAAACTTCCTCCGGGCGATTATGATGTTTTGGTCACCTATATCGGTTATACTCCACACCGACAAAAAATTCAGGTAAAAACCGAGCATCAAACACCGCAACGTATCGTACTCTGTCCTGAACCAACCCCGCTCCTTCCCGTCATCATTGAGGGCCTTCATGCGCTTTCAACAGACCCTACACGTTCGCATTCGGACGATTTTTCGGAAACATTGGCCAGTATTCCCTTATCCTCGGCCAACACAACAGTAGAAACCACAGCCACGCTACAAGGTATCCGTAAAGATGCGTTCACCGCCGATATCCACCTTCAAGGTGGCGATACAGGAGACCACATCACCCTCATTGACGGAACTCCGGTTTTTTTACCCTTACCTATCGCACAAGTTATTGGCTCTTTTAGTCCCTATGCCATTGGAAAGGTTAATGTGCAAAAAGCCGGTTTTGGCGTTTCGTCTGGCAGTGCCCTTGCTGGCATCATAGCATACGAGCAAATTCTTCCGCTTAACCAAAAACCAAGTTTAAAAGTACAAGCCTCCCCTTTAGCAGCACAAAGCCAATTTGTTACAGGAAAGTCCTTTGATTTCGGGGACTTGGGCTTCATGATAACCGCCAGAACATCCCTTTCTTCAATTATTCGACCAACCAAAATCACAAATTTGCTCCAAGATTGGTCTGCAAGCGATCCCTTGGTAGCCTCCTCAGCCCTAATCCTCAATGATCCAGAGACCTTCTTAACATCCTCTATAAAAGAAATTGACACCCTAAATATTCCCTCTGAAGCGCATACCATTATGCCACAACTCCAGTTTTCCGACCTACACGCAGCCTTTAGGATACGATGGCGGGGTGCAAATACGATACGGGCCTCATTTTATCGTGGTGGCCAAGCCATTTCAGGATTACCACATAACGACATAAACACACTGTCAACGCAGAATACCTCTGGTATAGTTTCTGCGAACCGGGCCTTAGCATCTGGCGAATCTTACCAATGGAGTACTTCCGCAATGCAAATTAAATATCAGGCCATTTTAACCACAAAATCCTTGTTAACCCTACAAGGAAAACTAAGTAGATACGACCTTCTACATGCCTATAATGCACCTATATCCTCGTCCATCAATCTGGAAGACGTTCTTAAATTACCCACCAACCACAATTTTGAGGCTTACGTAGCATCCGTAATAGATGGCAACAACATCGCTGAACAGACCATAGAGACCACCTATGAATGGCTACCAGAAAACCGTTATCGAACGTCTTTCCAACTTGGTTTTACGAGTAATGAAAGCAACCTACGTTACCAAAACCTCCCCTTCCAGTACACCGGCAGTGCTTCACGATGGCACGGATTTATAGAGCAACACATCCAAATTCGCCCATGGCTTGTAGTAGAAGGCGGGCTTAGAGGGACTTTTTTCATGGAAAACGCAGCTTTTTTTCCTGAACCAAGATTGACGCTGCTCTGGCAGCCCTCCATCAAAAAAGCCAAAAGACTGATTTCTAAAATTGCAATTGGGCAATATCGGCAATACCTAAGCCAAATAGATTTAAGCACTTATAGCACAAATAGTTTTTTACCGAGCCTTAGGGTGTGGATTCCTACAGACGCCCCAGAAGCCACAGTTTATGCTAAACAGTCTAATGAAGATTCACTTCCTTTGGGTGCGACTGGGCTACGTATTCCTGCAGCGCTCCACATTATAGGTGATTTTTTATTGGAATGGAAAGATCACTGGACTTTTCGATCAGAGGCTTATTATAAACGGCTAAGCAATGTGGTTGCCCCAAATTGGCTTGTATTATCCAACCTTTTACACGACCGCCCTACGAATAACCCCGACCATACTTTCTCTCTGCTCACTTGGGGAACGGGAAAAACATCGGGATGGGGGCTAATGGGTACATATTCCGAACCCAGATGGAATATTACGGCGCGATATGATTGGGCTAAAACCCGATACCAATTTAGTGAGCGTTTTGGCGGACGGGCACATCCCACCCCTTGGAGTACGCCTCACCGCTTGGATCTCCGTGCCTTTTGGCGACCATTCCCTTCTTTAAGTGCATTTTTTAGGTGGCAAGGAGAATTTGGACGCACTTGGGGCTATCGTCGGATTTACTACGACGATTTGTCTAATAGCAATCCACTCTTGGAAACCTATGGAATAGACCTTACAACGCCAGAGAAAGACAAACTTCCAGCATTTTCACAAGCCGATTTGGGCTTCGCATATCTTTACCAAGCCAAGCCTTTTAAGATACAATTCCGGTTTGATGCCCTAAACATTACGAACCGAAAAAACACCTTGGATTGGCAACTCATTTACAATCCAAATACGCAACTTTACGAAAAAAAACCACGTTATTTAATTCCATTTTTGCCTTCCTTCTCAATTCAAATAACAGGATAA
- a CDS encoding co-chaperone GroES: protein MASIKPLSDRVVVRPMEAETKTASGLFIPDTAKEKPQRGTVVAAGPGRVENGNHIEMGVKEGDVVLYGKYAGTEIRVDDEDLLIMRESDILGIVAG from the coding sequence ATGGCAAGCATCAAACCGTTGAGCGACCGCGTAGTGGTCCGTCCGATGGAAGCGGAAACCAAAACCGCAAGTGGTCTTTTCATCCCCGACACCGCAAAAGAGAAACCCCAACGTGGGACCGTTGTTGCGGCTGGTCCGGGTCGTGTTGAAAATGGCAACCACATCGAAATGGGTGTAAAAGAAGGCGATGTTGTTCTTTATGGCAAGTACGCCGGAACAGAAATCCGTGTGGATGATGAAGATCTTCTCATCATGCGCGAATCTGACATTTTGGGTATTGTTGCAGGTTAA
- the groL gene encoding chaperonin GroEL (60 kDa chaperone family; promotes refolding of misfolded polypeptides especially under stressful conditions; forms two stacked rings of heptamers to form a barrel-shaped 14mer; ends can be capped by GroES; misfolded proteins enter the barrel where they are refolded when GroES binds): MSSKIIKFDVEARDALKRGVDALANAVKVTLGPKGRNVIIEKKFGAPTVTKDGVSVAKEVELEDKIENVGAQMVKEVASKTSDVAGDGTTTATVLAQAIVTAGLKNVTAGANPMDLKRGIDKAVEAVVAELKNISREIQDKNEIAQVATISANNDDAIGNLIAEAMERVGKDGVITVEEARGTETQLDVVEGMQFDRGYLSPYFVTNADKMEAELENPVILIHDKKISSMKDLLPVLEPVAQSGRQLLLIAEDIEGEALATLVVNKLRGTIKVAAVKAPGFGDRRKAMLEDIAILTGGTVISEERGYRLENATMDYLGRAKTIRIDKDNTTIVDGAGNPEDIKARVNQIKAQIETTTSDYDREKLQERLAKLAGGVAVLKIGAATEVEMKEKKARVEDALHATRAAVEEGIVPGGGVAIIRTIPMLENVNTLNEDEKIGVNIIRRALEEPLRQIVANAGLEGSVIVNEVKNGTGDYGFNARTDKYTNLYAEGVIDPTKVTRTALQNAASVASLLLTTEAVVVEKPEPAAPPMPNPGMGGMDGF, encoded by the coding sequence ATGTCATCCAAAATTATCAAATTTGACGTGGAAGCCCGCGACGCCCTCAAGCGTGGTGTGGATGCTTTGGCAAATGCCGTAAAAGTGACCCTTGGGCCAAAAGGCCGCAACGTAATCATCGAGAAAAAATTTGGTGCGCCCACCGTGACCAAAGACGGTGTCTCTGTAGCCAAAGAAGTGGAACTCGAAGACAAAATCGAAAACGTTGGCGCACAAATGGTCAAAGAAGTGGCCTCTAAAACCAGTGATGTTGCTGGCGACGGAACCACCACCGCGACCGTTTTGGCACAAGCCATCGTAACCGCCGGTCTGAAAAACGTAACCGCAGGTGCAAATCCGATGGATCTCAAGCGCGGAATTGACAAAGCTGTGGAAGCCGTCGTTGCTGAACTCAAAAACATCAGCCGCGAAATCCAAGACAAAAACGAGATTGCCCAAGTCGCAACCATCTCCGCAAACAACGATGATGCTATCGGAAATCTCATCGCCGAAGCCATGGAGCGCGTTGGAAAGGACGGCGTAATCACTGTTGAGGAAGCACGCGGAACGGAAACCCAGCTTGATGTTGTAGAAGGGATGCAGTTTGATCGTGGATACCTCTCCCCTTACTTCGTGACCAATGCCGATAAAATGGAAGCCGAGTTGGAAAATCCGGTCATCTTGATCCACGACAAGAAAATCAGCTCCATGAAAGACTTGCTCCCCGTTCTGGAGCCAGTCGCCCAAAGTGGCCGCCAATTGCTCCTCATTGCCGAGGACATCGAAGGCGAAGCCCTTGCAACCCTCGTGGTAAACAAACTGCGTGGAACCATCAAAGTGGCTGCTGTTAAAGCACCGGGATTTGGCGACCGCCGCAAAGCCATGTTGGAAGACATCGCTATCTTGACCGGTGGGACGGTCATCTCTGAAGAACGTGGATACCGCCTCGAAAACGCTACCATGGACTACTTGGGCCGCGCAAAAACCATTCGGATTGACAAAGACAATACCACCATTGTGGATGGTGCTGGCAACCCAGAAGACATCAAAGCCCGCGTCAACCAAATAAAAGCCCAAATCGAAACCACCACCAGCGATTACGACCGCGAGAAATTGCAAGAACGCTTGGCCAAATTGGCAGGTGGGGTGGCCGTTTTGAAAATCGGTGCCGCTACCGAGGTGGAAATGAAGGAGAAAAAAGCCCGTGTTGAGGATGCACTCCATGCAACACGTGCTGCCGTTGAGGAAGGTATTGTTCCCGGAGGCGGGGTGGCTATTATCCGCACCATCCCTATGTTGGAGAATGTAAATACCTTGAATGAAGACGAGAAAATCGGCGTAAACATCATTCGTCGTGCGCTCGAAGAACCGCTTCGCCAAATTGTAGCAAACGCAGGTCTCGAAGGCTCGGTGATTGTAAACGAAGTTAAAAACGGAACGGGTGATTATGGCTTTAATGCCCGTACCGATAAATATACCAACCTCTATGCAGAGGGCGTCATTGACCCCACAAAGGTTACACGTACAGCCCTCCAAAACGCGGCTTCTGTGGCTTCCCTCTTGCTCACAACCGAAGCAGTTGTGGTTGAAAAACCAGAACCCGCAGCACCCCCAATGCCAAATCCGGGTATGGGCGGAATGGACGGCTTCTAA
- a CDS encoding NUDIX hydrolase: protein MKHLSETFLHREVLTRGKLLHVYRDSVLLADGSESIREWIDHPGAAAIVPFFEDGTTLLIHQFRYPTQRVFIELPAGKRDHPDEAFLDTAKRELAEETGFEANLWHELGSCFPGIGYSNEEIYFFLARDLFPTTIQAVVGEFVAPFRLPFPKAVQMAKSGELKDAKTAFGLILAANFLRENGIKL from the coding sequence ATGAAACACTTGTCCGAAACATTCCTCCACCGCGAGGTCTTGACGCGAGGAAAGTTATTACATGTCTATCGGGACTCCGTTCTCCTGGCTGATGGGAGTGAGAGCATTCGCGAATGGATTGATCATCCGGGTGCTGCGGCTATTGTCCCGTTTTTCGAGGATGGAACCACACTACTCATCCACCAATTCCGTTATCCAACACAACGGGTCTTTATCGAACTGCCCGCCGGAAAACGAGACCACCCCGATGAGGCGTTTTTGGATACAGCGAAACGCGAATTGGCGGAAGAAACGGGCTTTGAGGCCAATTTGTGGCACGAACTTGGCTCTTGCTTTCCCGGAATTGGTTATTCCAATGAAGAAATCTATTTTTTTCTAGCAAGGGATTTGTTCCCTACTACCATCCAAGCCGTTGTAGGAGAGTTTGTCGCTCCTTTCCGCCTCCCCTTCCCTAAAGCAGTCCAAATGGCAAAATCTGGCGAACTTAAAGATGCCAAAACCGCCTTTGGACTCATTCTTGCCGCAAATTTTTTAAGGGAAAACGGAATAAAGCTGTAA